In the genome of Longimicrobiaceae bacterium, the window GAATGCCTTGTTGGCCTCGGCCATCCGGTGGGTGTCGTCCTTCTTCTTGATGGTGGCGCCCTCGTTCCGGCTCGCGGCCAACAGCTCGGCACCGAGGCGGTCCGCCATCGTCTTCTCGCCGCGGGCGCGGGCATAGCCCACGAGCCAGCGCATGGCGAGCGCGGTGCGGCGCTCCGGACGGACCTCGACGGGCACCTGGTAGGTGGCGCCGCCCACGCGGCGCGACTTCACCTCGAGGACCGGCTTGGCGTTGTTGAGCGCGGCCTTGAAGACGGTCTCGGCCGGCTGGCCGGTCTTCTCCTCGAGCGCGGTCATCGCGGCGTAGAAGATGCCCTCGGCGGTCGACTTCTTGCCGTCGAGCATGAGGGTGTTGACGAACTTGGTGATCGACTCGCTCCCGTAGACGGGATCCGGGAGGATCGGGCGCTTGACGGCGCGTGTGCGGCGGCTCATGGCTTACCTCTTCCCCTTGGCGGGAGCGCCCTTGCCGGCACCCTTCCCGGCCGGCTGACCCGGCTTGGGACGCTTGGCACCGTACTTGGAGCGGCTCTGGCGGCGATCGTTCACGCCGGAGGCGTCGAGCGTGCCGCGGACGATGTGGTAGCGCACACCCGGAAGGTCCTTCACGCGACCGCCGCGGATGAGGACGATCGAGTGCTCCTGCAGGTTGTGGCCCTCACCCGGGATGTACGCGGTGACCTCGAACCCGTTGGTCAGCCGGACGCGGGCGACCTTGCGAAGCGCCGAGTTCGGCTTCTTCGGGGTCGTGGTGTAGACGCGCGTGCAAACGCCGCGCTTCTGCGGATTGTTCCGCATCGCCGGCGACTTGCTCTTCTTCTCGAGCGTCTGGCGTCCCTTGCGGACCAGCTGGTTGATAGTCGGCATGCTTTGGCGTATACCCGAGTGAATAAACGAAATACAGGCGGAGACGTACCCTGTCTCCGCCGCCGCCTGACAGCAGGTGGGCGACAGACCGAGAAACGTAATGACGGACCCGCCCCCTGTCAACCCGCCGCGGCGCCTCCCGCGCTGGTGGATGCAAGCCGTTCGGCTGGCGCGGAGACAGGTCGTCGCGCTTCGGAAAGTGCCGTCTCGGGCGCGATCACCGCGGGTGGATCGGGATGAGCTGGGCTCCGCCGCGCATCCGCGGGAGACTGGCGGATCGGGGGATGGAGGGCCGTACATCTCCAGTCACGGGAGATGGTCGTCCGGCGATGCGGCCGCGCATCTGCCGAGAGGCATCTTCCGATGCGAATCTCTCCGTGGCTGTCCGCCGTAGGCGCCTGAGACGCCATCCACGCACATCTACGTTCGTCTTCCGACTGGCTCCCGTCCGCGACGCGAGGGAGAAAGCGAAGCGGCCCCGCACCGCGTGCGAGGCTGCTCGGCGGGCGAGGGGGGGTGTCGCGGTCCCGCTCTACCCGCGGTACTTCTCCAGCAGGACCATCATCAGCACGCTGAGGAGGGCGAGGCGCTCGTCAGCGTCGGTCAGCTCGGCGGCGGTCCGCGAGAGGGTGAAGCGGCCTTCCAGGAACGCCGGCTCCTTCTTGAGGCGCATGAGCTGCTCGCCCGTGTCTGCCCGAGTCACCAGGTACGCGGGGTTGAAGACGTAGCCGCTGAAGATGCCGGCGATGGGGATCTCGCCGAACAGCCCGTCGAGCACCTTGACCCACGGGTTCTCCTCGCGGATCTCCATGATGGTCCCGCCACCGCGCATCACCTCGTAGTGCGTGCGCCAGATGGAGCGCATGCCGCGGCGCTGC includes:
- the rpsG gene encoding 30S ribosomal protein S7 codes for the protein MSRRTRAVKRPILPDPVYGSESITKFVNTLMLDGKKSTAEGIFYAAMTALEEKTGQPAETVFKAALNNAKPVLEVKSRRVGGATYQVPVEVRPERRTALAMRWLVGYARARGEKTMADRLGAELLAASRNEGATIKKKDDTHRMAEANKAF
- the rpsL gene encoding 30S ribosomal protein S12: MPTINQLVRKGRQTLEKKSKSPAMRNNPQKRGVCTRVYTTTPKKPNSALRKVARVRLTNGFEVTAYIPGEGHNLQEHSIVLIRGGRVKDLPGVRYHIVRGTLDASGVNDRRQSRSKYGAKRPKPGQPAGKGAGKGAPAKGKR